The stretch of DNA TGAGAATGAGCCGGTAGCCGGGCGAGTGAGGGTGCAGGTTGAGGTCGGTGGGGGTGCGCCAGCTTCCGCCCCCGCGTGTGCCTTCGGGGTCGTGACCGCCGTAGAACGTCCATTGCCCACGCCCTACTTCACCGTAAATGTAGCGGTCAGAGGTTTTGCCTTCGCCCATCACGAGTGCGCTCGGCTTCACGGCTGTTTTGCGAAAAGCCGTAGTTTGGCCGATAAACTCTTTGATGATGTGTTCGTGGTTCTGGGTCAGCATGGCCGGAATAACGTCCCACTTGGCCGAAAAGTCGAACAGTTGAAAAAATCCCTGCGGCTGATCGTAGCCGCGTCCGCCCGTTGCGTTAATGTCGGAGAAGGTCGAAAAGCCCCGGTAGCCATTGTCGCCTTCAAGCGTGAAATTCTGAAAGGCCAGCGTTTTGTCGAAGTCGAGTTTGCTTTGCGCGTCGGCGTCCATGCCGTCGCCGTCGTAGCTGCTGCTGACAATATCGACACCTTCAGCCGCCAGCGCAATGTCGAGCGTTTCGGCACCTGAACACATGGCAAACAGGTAGCCGCCCCCCGTGCAGAACGATTTAATGCCCTTCGCCACGGCTAATTTCATCTGCGAGACTTTCGAGAATCCGTATTTTTTGGCGATGTCTTCCTGCGCTTTCATATCGGCCAGCGTCATGCGGTGCAGGCTGCGGCCAAACTGCCCGGTAAAATCTTCGTGGTGCAAATGCAGCCAGTCGTATTTGGGCAGGTCGCCTTTCAGAATCTCTTCGTCGTAAACAATCTCGTAAGGAATCTCGGCGTAGGTCAACACGAGCAATACGGCGTCAGTATTTTCAAACTCCGACGGGCTGACTTTTACGGGTGAATAGACGATGATTTTAGCCGCTTTCTGCAACGTCACGACATTCATGTTCACGTCGGGGTTGCCAATTTGCTGCCGGAGCGAGGCCGCCTGCGCATCGGAAAGCGTCTCGAACGATACGCCCCGCACCCGACACTCGGTTTCGAGAGCCGCGCTACTGGTAATCAGAAACGAACCGCCCCGGTAATTCAGCAGCCAGTCGACTTCCTGATCGTCTTTCAGCCATTTATACGCAATACCGTAGGCTTTGAGGTGGTTGGCCTGTCGGTCGTCCATCGGAATCAGGACGGAGTTGGCCCGTGCGCACAGGGCGCAGCAGCCAATCGAAAAAAGCAGCCAGAGAGAGACGTGTCGTTTCATGCTTCGCCTTACCTTTATTGTGTTCGCAATTCGTTTCGTTCATGCACACATTCTGTTACGGCTCACTCCTGTTGCTACTTTGTATGGCTTTCGCCCGCCCGTTCTCAATTGCCCAACCCGTACCTGTCGAAGCGGGTGTCTCGAAAACGCTGGCCGTTGCCCGGCAAAAAAGCATCAGCAACGTAGACTACGAATTAAATTTCGACATTCCCGCCGACAAAAACCAGCCCATTCCAGCCAGCGAAACCGTTACATTCGACTGGAAGCCCAACGGCCAGCCGGTTCAGCTCGATTTTAAAGAAGAACGCACTCACATTCAGGCTGTTTCGGTAAACGGCGCGTCGGTCCCGATTGTTTTCGAGAACGAACACCTGCTCATCGGTCCCGACCTGCTGAAGCGCGGACCGAACCGCGTTGACATTCAGTTTATTGCCGGTAATCTTTCGCTCAACCGCAACGACGATTACGCTTACACGCTGCTCGTACCCGACCGCGCCCGTACCGTTTTTCCCTGTTTCGACCAGCCCGATCTAAAAGCTACCTTTCAGCTTTCGCTTACTGTTCCGGCCAACTGGCAGGCCATGACCAATGCTTCGCTTCGGCACA from Spirosoma montaniterrae encodes:
- a CDS encoding asparagine synthetase B; this translates as MKRHVSLWLLFSIGCCALCARANSVLIPMDDRQANHLKAYGIAYKWLKDDQEVDWLLNYRGGSFLITSSAALETECRVRGVSFETLSDAQAASLRQQIGNPDVNMNVVTLQKAAKIIVYSPVKVSPSEFENTDAVLLVLTYAEIPYEIVYDEEILKGDLPKYDWLHLHHEDFTGQFGRSLHRMTLADMKAQEDIAKKYGFSKVSQMKLAVAKGIKSFCTGGGYLFAMCSGAETLDIALAAEGVDIVSSSYDGDGMDADAQSKLDFDKTLAFQNFTLEGDNGYRGFSTFSDINATGGRGYDQPQGFFQLFDFSAKWDVIPAMLTQNHEHIIKEFIGQTTAFRKTAVKPSALVMGEGKTSDRYIYGEVGRGQWTFYGGHDPEGTRGGGSWRTPTDLNLHPHSPGYRLILNNVLFPSARKKKRKT